A region from the Kribbella shirazensis genome encodes:
- a CDS encoding GAF and ANTAR domain-containing protein — MSTSDRRVREVFIELSDTLVADFDIIDFLDRLAARCSELLNVTSCGILLVDHHGALNLVAASSEQARLIELGQLQNLQGPCLDAFGSGRPVQYADLRDGNSPWPDFTAAAVDAGYVSVQALPMRLRDTTIGAVNLFSRQAGPLTDDTIVLGQALADAATIGIVHQRALARQEIVTEQLQSALNSRILIEQAKGYLSHRLGIGVDEAFAVMRTYARSNNRRLTDVATEVVQGRLTLAAG; from the coding sequence ATGAGCACGTCTGACCGGCGGGTGCGTGAGGTATTCATCGAGTTGTCCGACACGCTCGTCGCCGACTTCGACATCATCGATTTTCTCGACCGGCTCGCGGCCCGGTGCAGCGAGCTGCTGAACGTCACCTCGTGCGGCATCCTGCTCGTCGACCACCACGGCGCGCTGAACCTGGTCGCCGCCTCGAGCGAACAGGCCCGGCTGATCGAGCTCGGCCAGCTGCAGAACCTCCAAGGTCCATGCCTCGACGCGTTCGGCAGCGGACGTCCGGTGCAGTACGCCGATCTGCGCGACGGCAACAGCCCGTGGCCGGACTTCACGGCGGCCGCCGTCGACGCCGGGTACGTCTCGGTCCAGGCGCTGCCGATGCGGCTGCGGGACACCACCATTGGCGCGGTCAACCTGTTCAGCCGTCAGGCCGGCCCGCTGACCGACGACACCATCGTTCTCGGGCAGGCGCTGGCCGACGCGGCCACGATCGGCATCGTGCACCAGCGGGCGCTGGCGCGGCAGGAGATCGTCACCGAGCAACTGCAGTCCGCCCTCAACAGCCGGATCCTGATCGAACAGGCCAAGGGGTACCTCAGCCATCGGCTCGGCATCGGCGTCGACGAGGCCTTCGCCGTGATGCGCACCTACGCCCGGTCCAACAACCGCCGCCTGACCGACGTCGCGACCGAGGTCGTCCAGGGCCGCCTGACGCTGGCCGCAGGCTGA
- a CDS encoding acylphosphatase: MIARRVVVHGQVQGVFFRAECRRAAHEAGVAGWVRNLPDGTVEAFFEGPDESVARMVDWAQHGPPHAAVDRVEVTDEPPAGRTGFAITY; this comes from the coding sequence GTGATCGCACGGCGCGTCGTCGTCCACGGCCAGGTGCAGGGCGTCTTCTTCCGCGCCGAGTGCCGCCGCGCGGCGCACGAAGCAGGCGTCGCCGGCTGGGTCCGCAACCTCCCGGACGGCACCGTCGAGGCGTTCTTCGAAGGCCCCGACGAGAGCGTCGCCCGGATGGTCGACTGGGCACAGCACGGCCCACCGCATGCCGCAGTGGACCGCGTCGAGGTAACAGACGAGCCACCGGCCGGACGCACCGGCTTCGCGATCACTTACTAG
- a CDS encoding ferredoxin reductase has product MERTALRRRLMWQVATVADVRRETDTARTIVLDVPDWPGHLAGQHLDVRLTAEDGYRASRSYSIASAWPGSDTGSTIELTVEQVPDGEVSPYLVDVLKVGDPLEIRGPVGGWFVWTPDQDGPVQLIGGGSGVVPLRAMLRAHAAAGSTTPVRLLYSVRRPESVIYVSDLKELATSDDVDVRLVYTREAPAGEPRVGRIDADVIERHAFGPEAGATTYVCGPTPFVETVADLLVAAGHDPAHVRTERFG; this is encoded by the coding sequence ATGGAAAGAACAGCGCTACGCCGGCGACTGATGTGGCAGGTCGCGACGGTGGCCGACGTCCGGCGTGAGACGGACACCGCCCGCACCATCGTGCTCGACGTACCGGACTGGCCGGGGCATCTCGCCGGGCAGCATCTCGACGTACGGCTGACGGCCGAGGACGGGTACCGGGCCTCCCGGTCGTACTCGATCGCCTCGGCGTGGCCTGGTTCCGACACCGGGTCGACGATCGAGCTGACCGTCGAGCAGGTGCCGGACGGCGAGGTGTCGCCGTACCTGGTCGACGTGCTGAAGGTCGGCGACCCGTTGGAGATCCGCGGCCCCGTCGGCGGCTGGTTCGTGTGGACGCCCGACCAGGACGGGCCGGTGCAGCTGATCGGCGGCGGGTCGGGTGTCGTGCCGTTGCGGGCGATGCTGCGGGCGCATGCGGCCGCGGGGAGTACGACGCCCGTGCGGTTGCTGTACTCCGTCCGGCGGCCGGAGTCGGTGATCTACGTGAGCGATTTGAAGGAGCTGGCCACGTCGGACGATGTCGACGTACGGCTGGTGTACACGCGGGAGGCGCCGGCGGGGGAGCCGCGCGTGGGCCGGATCGACGCGGACGTGATCGAGCGGCACGCGTTCGGACCCGAGGCCGGCGCGACGACGTACGTCTGCGGCCCGACGCCGTTCGTGGAGACGGTGGCCGACCTGCTGGTCGCGGCCGGTCACGACCCGGCCCATGTCAGAACGGAGCGGTTCGGATGA
- a CDS encoding ABC transporter substrate-binding protein translates to MPAHVPNAGLTRRDLLKRTGGLAALAAFTAACGGNTGRPSSGGGGGGSKPNLSQWYHQYGETGTQQAALKYAKAYTDANVAVQWTPGDYDAKLASGLLSSKGPDVFEGHFNISMVKSNQVVPLDDIMADVKDDFQPGDLATNTLDGKIYGIRMIIDPQVIYYKKSLLDKAGIKPPETIDDLISAAKELTTNKVKGIFVGNDGGNVMGGPALYSSGGEYLTKDNKPGFTGDRAAQAFGKLHELYASKSILLGAPTDWWDPTAINQGLVAMQFIGMWAVPGMQKVLGDDIGVIPFPKLDAQAKPAVYSGGWTQFVSAKSANVEAAKKYVKWLWIDKAEYQEDWSLNYGFHIPPRKSLAAKASKLQSGVAADTVKLTQDYGYTDNPAWTPKMGTAFGDMLTNVIKKGADPAAEIAKAEKTVNGELTRLFG, encoded by the coding sequence ATGCCTGCTCACGTTCCGAACGCCGGTCTGACCCGGCGGGATCTGCTCAAGCGGACCGGCGGCCTGGCCGCCCTCGCCGCATTCACCGCCGCCTGTGGCGGCAACACCGGCCGACCGTCCTCGGGCGGCGGAGGCGGCGGCTCGAAGCCGAACCTGTCGCAGTGGTACCACCAGTACGGCGAGACCGGGACCCAGCAGGCGGCGCTGAAGTACGCCAAGGCGTACACCGACGCGAACGTCGCCGTCCAATGGACGCCCGGTGACTACGACGCCAAACTCGCGTCCGGCCTGCTCTCCAGCAAGGGCCCGGACGTCTTCGAGGGTCACTTCAACATCAGCATGGTGAAGAGCAATCAGGTGGTGCCGCTGGACGACATCATGGCCGACGTCAAGGACGACTTCCAGCCGGGCGACCTGGCCACCAACACCCTGGACGGCAAGATCTACGGGATCCGGATGATCATCGACCCGCAGGTCATCTACTACAAGAAGAGCCTGCTGGACAAGGCCGGGATCAAGCCGCCGGAGACGATCGACGACCTGATCTCCGCGGCCAAGGAACTCACCACGAACAAGGTGAAGGGCATCTTCGTCGGCAACGACGGCGGCAACGTCATGGGCGGGCCGGCGCTGTACTCGTCCGGCGGGGAGTACCTGACCAAGGACAACAAGCCCGGCTTCACCGGGGATCGCGCCGCCCAGGCCTTCGGCAAACTGCACGAACTGTACGCCAGCAAGAGCATCCTGCTCGGTGCGCCCACGGACTGGTGGGACCCGACGGCGATCAACCAGGGCCTGGTGGCGATGCAGTTCATCGGCATGTGGGCGGTGCCCGGAATGCAGAAGGTGCTCGGCGACGACATCGGCGTCATTCCGTTCCCGAAGCTCGACGCGCAGGCCAAGCCGGCCGTGTACTCAGGCGGCTGGACCCAGTTCGTCTCCGCCAAGAGCGCGAACGTCGAGGCGGCGAAGAAGTACGTCAAGTGGCTGTGGATCGACAAGGCGGAGTACCAGGAGGACTGGTCGCTGAACTACGGCTTCCACATCCCGCCGCGCAAGAGCCTCGCGGCCAAGGCCTCCAAGCTGCAGAGCGGCGTCGCCGCCGACACGGTCAAGCTGACCCAGGACTACGGCTACACAGACAACCCGGCCTGGACACCGAAGATGGGTACGGCCTTCGGTGACATGCTGACCAACGTCATCAAGAAGGGAGCTGACCCAGCTGCCGAGATCGCCAAGGCCGAGAAGACCGTCAACGGCGAGCTGACACGGTTGTTCGGATGA
- a CDS encoding MerR family transcriptional regulator — protein MTLTVDELSARVGMTVRTLRFYAGRGLIPPPIRRGRVGYYGPEHIARLDLVRELQAHGFTLQAIEGYLDRIPTDATPQDIALHRTLLTPWMRDLPETLDRATLVRRTGRELSDDDIEMLVALGVVEPTPDEDVFQVATAHLSLGVELLDLDLPVEAVLDAGRIFTEHGRAIAEELTEVFRTKVWPHYRDSGGPPEHIQQLVERFKPVTIQGLVLAYERAVGETQRDTIRRTQSKPASK, from the coding sequence GTGACTCTTACGGTGGACGAGCTGTCCGCGCGGGTCGGGATGACGGTGCGCACGTTGCGCTTCTACGCGGGCCGGGGGCTGATCCCGCCGCCGATCCGCCGCGGCCGGGTCGGGTACTACGGGCCGGAGCACATCGCGCGCCTCGACCTCGTGCGCGAGCTGCAGGCGCACGGGTTCACGCTGCAGGCGATCGAGGGGTACCTGGACCGGATCCCCACCGACGCCACGCCGCAGGACATCGCGCTGCACCGGACCCTGCTGACCCCGTGGATGCGCGACCTGCCGGAGACGCTGGACCGGGCAACCCTGGTACGGCGTACCGGCCGGGAGCTGTCCGACGACGACATCGAGATGCTCGTCGCTCTCGGGGTCGTCGAGCCGACACCGGACGAGGACGTGTTCCAGGTCGCCACCGCGCACCTCAGTCTCGGCGTCGAACTGCTCGACCTGGACCTGCCGGTCGAGGCGGTCCTCGACGCCGGCCGCATCTTCACCGAGCACGGCCGCGCGATCGCCGAGGAGCTGACCGAGGTCTTCCGCACCAAGGTCTGGCCGCACTACCGCGACTCCGGCGGCCCGCCCGAGCACATCCAGCAGCTCGTCGAACGCTTCAAGCCGGTCACCATCCAGGGCCTCGTCCTGGCCTACGAACGCGCCGTCGGCGAAACCCAGCGCGACACCATCCGCCGCACCCAGAGCAAGCCCGCTAGTAAGTGA
- a CDS encoding 3-hydroxyacyl-CoA dehydrogenase NAD-binding domain-containing protein encodes MIEWKNDAGVVTLTMNDPDASANTMNDAYVEAMGRTVERLAAEKALIKGVIVTSAKSTFFAGGDLRMLSRIQPSDAAQVFETIELVKKQLRTLETLGVPVVAAINGSALGGGLEIALACHHRIAADDNRIEIGVPEVTLGLLPGGGGVTRTVRMLGLQDALMKVLLQGQRMKPAHALSVGIVDEVVPADELLAAARRWITTYERELQGDAKQPWDRDGYKIPGGTPSSPKMAAFLPAFPANLRKQLKGAPYPAPRAIMSAAVEGTQVDFETASRIESRYFVSLATGQTAKNMIQAFFFDLQSINAGGSRPSDVPKYTARKVGVLGAGMMGAGIAYVCAKAGIEVVLKDVSLEAAEKGKTYSEKLLAKQVAKGRTTAADVEEFLSRITPTADPNDLAGCDLVIEAVFEDTGLKQKVFAEIAGVVEPDALLCSNTSTLPITSLADGVDRPDDFIGMHFFSPVDRMPLVELIVGAKTSDRAIAQAYDVVRQIRKTPIVVNDSRGFFTSRVFGTLVMEGAAMVAEGVDPVTIERAATQAGFPAPPLAMLDEVTLTLPQKIRDAPRAAGDSAGAFDDHPGMAVTDRLVNEFGRRGKAAGAGFYDYPADGPKRLWPGLREHFPQRDDVPLTDLQERLLFAMALETVKCLDEGVLRSVPDANIGSIFGIGFPPLHGGALQYVNAYGLQAFADRSRELAATYGSRFEPPALLLRKAAAGEIFT; translated from the coding sequence ATGATCGAGTGGAAGAACGACGCCGGTGTCGTCACGCTGACGATGAACGACCCGGACGCGTCGGCGAACACGATGAACGACGCGTACGTCGAGGCGATGGGCCGGACCGTCGAGCGTCTGGCCGCCGAGAAGGCCCTGATCAAGGGCGTGATCGTGACCAGCGCGAAGTCCACGTTCTTCGCCGGCGGCGACCTGCGGATGCTGTCGCGGATCCAGCCGTCGGACGCGGCGCAGGTGTTCGAGACGATCGAGCTGGTCAAGAAGCAGCTGCGCACGCTGGAGACCCTGGGCGTGCCGGTCGTTGCCGCGATCAACGGATCCGCGCTCGGCGGCGGTCTGGAGATCGCGCTCGCCTGCCACCACCGGATCGCCGCCGACGACAACCGCATCGAGATCGGCGTCCCCGAGGTGACCCTCGGCCTGCTGCCGGGTGGCGGGGGAGTGACCCGCACCGTGCGGATGCTCGGCCTCCAGGACGCGTTGATGAAGGTGCTGCTGCAGGGCCAGCGGATGAAGCCCGCGCACGCGCTGAGCGTCGGCATCGTCGACGAGGTCGTGCCCGCCGACGAGCTGCTCGCCGCGGCCCGCCGGTGGATCACGACGTACGAGCGTGAGTTGCAGGGCGACGCCAAGCAGCCGTGGGACCGCGACGGTTACAAGATCCCCGGCGGTACGCCGTCCTCGCCGAAAATGGCCGCCTTCCTGCCGGCGTTCCCGGCGAACCTGCGCAAGCAGCTCAAGGGCGCGCCGTACCCGGCGCCGCGGGCGATCATGAGCGCGGCGGTCGAGGGCACCCAGGTGGATTTCGAGACCGCTTCGCGGATCGAGTCGCGGTACTTCGTCTCGCTCGCCACCGGGCAGACGGCGAAGAACATGATCCAGGCGTTCTTCTTCGACCTGCAGTCGATCAACGCCGGCGGGTCGCGGCCGTCCGACGTACCGAAGTACACCGCGCGCAAGGTCGGTGTCCTCGGCGCGGGGATGATGGGCGCCGGGATCGCCTACGTCTGTGCGAAGGCCGGGATCGAGGTCGTGCTGAAGGACGTCTCGCTGGAGGCGGCCGAGAAGGGCAAGACGTACTCGGAGAAGCTGCTCGCGAAGCAGGTGGCGAAGGGGCGGACGACCGCCGCCGACGTCGAGGAGTTCCTGAGCCGGATCACGCCGACCGCGGACCCGAACGACCTCGCCGGGTGTGACCTGGTGATCGAGGCGGTCTTCGAGGACACCGGGCTGAAGCAGAAGGTGTTCGCCGAGATCGCCGGCGTGGTCGAGCCGGACGCGCTGCTCTGCTCGAACACCTCGACGCTGCCGATCACCTCGCTCGCCGACGGCGTCGACCGGCCGGACGACTTCATCGGCATGCACTTCTTCTCGCCGGTCGACCGGATGCCGCTGGTCGAGCTGATCGTCGGCGCGAAGACGTCGGACCGGGCGATCGCCCAGGCGTACGACGTCGTACGGCAGATCCGGAAGACGCCGATCGTGGTCAACGACAGCCGCGGGTTCTTCACCTCACGGGTGTTCGGCACGCTCGTGATGGAGGGCGCCGCGATGGTCGCGGAAGGCGTCGACCCGGTGACGATCGAGCGCGCGGCGACCCAGGCCGGTTTCCCGGCACCGCCGCTGGCGATGCTGGACGAGGTCACGCTGACGCTGCCGCAGAAGATCCGGGACGCGCCGCGCGCGGCCGGGGACAGTGCGGGCGCGTTCGACGACCATCCCGGGATGGCGGTGACCGACCGGCTGGTCAACGAGTTCGGCCGGCGGGGCAAGGCGGCCGGTGCCGGGTTCTACGACTACCCGGCCGACGGCCCGAAGCGGTTGTGGCCGGGGCTGCGCGAGCACTTCCCGCAGCGTGACGACGTACCGCTGACCGACCTGCAGGAACGGCTGCTGTTCGCGATGGCGCTCGAGACGGTGAAGTGCCTGGACGAGGGCGTGCTGCGGTCGGTGCCGGACGCGAACATCGGGTCGATCTTCGGCATCGGGTTCCCGCCGCTGCACGGCGGCGCGTTGCAATACGTGAACGCCTACGGCCTGCAAGCCTTTGCCGACCGATCGCGTGAACTGGCGGCGACGTACGGCTCCCGCTTCGAGCCGCCCGCCCTCCTGCTCCGGAAGGCCGCCGCAGGCGAGATCTTCACCTGA
- a CDS encoding acyl-CoA dehydrogenase family protein, whose translation MERQLFDADHDAFRETVRAFCDKAIVPHHDSWEDAGIVPRELWTAAGAAGLLGFMMPEEFGGGGVRDFRFNTVLIEELTRVRASGVGFTIHTDINSAYLLDYATEEQKKRWLPAFCSGETITAIAMTEPGAGSDLQGIQTTARRDGDHYVLNGQKTFISNGILADLVIVVAKTDPDAGAQGISLIVVERGMPGFERGRNLDKIGLKAQDTAELFFDNVRVPAENLLGEEGKGFVCLMEKLPQERLTIAVVAAAACENMLDDTLRYVKDRKAFGRPIGSFQNSRFVLAELATETQIARVFVDRCVQELNAGTLTVAEAAMAKWWTTELQKKVVDRCLQLHGGYGFMTEYPIAKAYLDTRIQTIYGGTTEIMKEIIGRTMGI comes from the coding sequence GTGGAACGTCAGCTGTTCGACGCCGATCACGACGCCTTCCGGGAGACCGTACGGGCCTTCTGCGACAAGGCGATCGTCCCGCACCACGACAGCTGGGAAGACGCCGGCATCGTCCCGCGCGAGCTGTGGACGGCCGCCGGTGCGGCGGGCCTGCTCGGGTTCATGATGCCGGAGGAGTTCGGCGGCGGTGGAGTGCGGGACTTCCGGTTCAACACCGTGCTGATCGAGGAGCTCACCAGGGTCCGCGCGAGCGGGGTCGGCTTCACGATTCACACCGACATCAATTCGGCGTACCTGCTCGACTATGCGACCGAGGAGCAGAAGAAGCGCTGGCTGCCCGCGTTCTGTTCGGGGGAGACGATCACCGCGATCGCGATGACCGAGCCCGGGGCCGGCAGCGACCTGCAAGGCATCCAAACCACCGCGCGGCGCGACGGCGACCACTACGTGCTGAACGGGCAGAAGACGTTCATCTCGAACGGGATCCTCGCCGACCTGGTGATCGTGGTGGCGAAGACCGACCCGGACGCGGGTGCGCAGGGCATCTCGTTGATCGTCGTCGAGCGCGGGATGCCCGGGTTCGAGCGTGGGCGGAACCTGGACAAGATCGGGCTCAAGGCGCAGGACACCGCGGAGCTGTTCTTCGACAACGTCCGGGTGCCGGCGGAGAACCTGCTCGGCGAGGAGGGTAAGGGCTTCGTCTGCCTGATGGAGAAGCTGCCCCAGGAGCGGCTGACGATCGCCGTGGTCGCGGCCGCGGCCTGCGAGAACATGCTCGACGACACGCTGCGGTACGTGAAGGACCGCAAGGCGTTCGGCCGCCCGATCGGCTCCTTCCAGAACAGCCGCTTCGTCCTCGCGGAACTCGCCACCGAGACGCAGATCGCGCGCGTCTTCGTCGACCGCTGCGTACAGGAACTGAACGCCGGCACCCTGACCGTCGCCGAGGCCGCGATGGCGAAATGGTGGACCACCGAACTCCAGAAGAAGGTCGTCGACCGCTGCCTGCAGCTGCACGGAGGCTACGGCTTCATGACGGAGTACCCGATAGCCAAGGCCTACCTGGACACCCGCATCCAGACCATCTACGGCGGCACCACAGAAATCATGAAGGAAATCATCGGCCGAACGATGGGCATCTAG
- a CDS encoding sulfite oxidase-like oxidoreductase, with translation MDVVSPGFSGRRRGGADLPPGQYLTHEFPVLSAGPTPHILTDHWEFTVTTESGEKYKWDWAALMALPAEEITKDIHCVTRWSKLQTTWKGVSLDTLLADVETGADFAMAHSYGGYTTNLPLDDLLDGQSWIAYEYDGEPLDPEHGGPARLLVPHLYFWKSAKWVRGLVLSDTEDLGFWETAGYHEYGDPWKEQRYAGD, from the coding sequence ATGGACGTTGTGTCGCCAGGGTTCAGTGGTCGGCGCCGGGGTGGGGCGGACCTGCCGCCCGGGCAATACCTGACGCACGAGTTCCCGGTGCTGTCGGCGGGGCCGACGCCGCACATTCTGACTGATCACTGGGAGTTCACGGTCACCACCGAGAGCGGTGAGAAGTACAAGTGGGACTGGGCGGCGTTGATGGCGTTGCCGGCCGAGGAGATCACCAAGGACATCCACTGTGTGACACGGTGGTCCAAACTGCAGACGACCTGGAAGGGTGTCTCGCTGGACACGCTGCTCGCGGACGTGGAGACCGGCGCGGACTTCGCCATGGCGCACAGCTACGGCGGCTACACGACCAACCTGCCGCTGGACGACCTGCTCGACGGGCAGTCCTGGATCGCCTACGAGTACGACGGTGAGCCGCTGGACCCCGAGCACGGCGGACCGGCGCGCCTGCTCGTCCCGCACCTGTACTTCTGGAAGAGCGCCAAATGGGTCCGCGGCCTGGTGCTGTCCGACACCGAGGACCTCGGCTTCTGGGAGACCGCCGGTTACCACGAGTACGGAGACCCATGGAAAGAACAGCGCTACGCCGGCGACTGA
- a CDS encoding DUF6510 family protein codes for MSQANYLDGNAAAGALSEVFAVDLTTAVGQCNGCGQTAVFAEARVYVDAPGMVARCNGCESVLLRVVTTPHDTYLDLRGLTYLRVPNS; via the coding sequence ATGAGTCAAGCCAACTATCTCGACGGCAACGCGGCTGCCGGCGCCCTGAGCGAAGTCTTCGCCGTGGATCTGACCACTGCGGTCGGCCAGTGCAACGGCTGTGGCCAGACGGCGGTCTTCGCCGAGGCCCGGGTGTACGTCGACGCTCCCGGAATGGTTGCCCGCTGCAACGGCTGCGAGTCCGTCCTGCTCCGCGTGGTCACCACGCCCCACGACACCTACCTGGACCTCCGCGGGCTCACGTACCTCCGCGTCCCGAACTCGTGA
- a CDS encoding acetyl-CoA C-acetyltransferase, which translates to MSEAFLYDAIRTPRGKGKPTGALHEVKPIQLITGLLEELRTRNPDLDPAAVDDVVLGVVTPIGDQGMDIARTAVLMAGYPETTGGVQLNRFCASGLEAVNQAAQRVRSGWEDFILAGGVESMSRVKMGSDGGAWAMDPETALRTGFIPQGISADLIATLDGFSRTDVDAYAAESHARAAKAWANGYFARSVVPVADRNGLRMLDHDQLVRPGTSVETLAGLPLSFEAIGEHGGFDSVALEKYLTVERINHVHHAGNSSGIVDGAALVAVGNEKAGEALGRAPRGRVVATGVSGADPTIMLTGPAPAARKALARAGLEVDDIDLFEMNEAFAAAVLHFMKDLGVPHEKVNVNGGAIALGHPLGATGAILIGTLLDELERRELRYGLATLCVGGGMGVATIIERLAA; encoded by the coding sequence ATGAGCGAAGCCTTCCTGTACGACGCGATCCGCACACCGCGCGGCAAGGGGAAACCGACTGGCGCGCTGCACGAGGTCAAGCCGATCCAGCTGATCACCGGTCTGCTGGAGGAGCTGCGCACCCGGAACCCGGACCTGGATCCGGCCGCCGTCGACGACGTCGTCCTGGGGGTCGTGACCCCGATCGGCGACCAGGGCATGGACATCGCGCGGACCGCCGTACTGATGGCCGGCTACCCGGAGACCACCGGCGGCGTGCAGCTGAACAGGTTCTGCGCGTCGGGCCTGGAGGCCGTCAACCAGGCGGCGCAGCGGGTCCGGTCCGGCTGGGAGGACTTCATCCTGGCCGGCGGTGTCGAGTCGATGTCGCGGGTGAAGATGGGCTCCGACGGCGGCGCGTGGGCCATGGACCCGGAGACCGCGTTGCGGACCGGCTTCATTCCGCAGGGCATCAGCGCGGACCTGATCGCGACCCTGGACGGCTTCTCCCGCACCGACGTCGACGCGTACGCCGCCGAGTCGCACGCCCGCGCCGCGAAGGCCTGGGCGAACGGGTACTTCGCGCGTTCCGTCGTACCGGTCGCCGACCGCAACGGCCTACGGATGCTCGACCACGACCAGCTCGTCCGGCCTGGTACGTCGGTCGAGACGCTGGCCGGCCTGCCGCTGTCGTTCGAGGCGATCGGGGAGCACGGCGGGTTCGACTCGGTCGCGCTGGAGAAGTACCTGACCGTCGAGCGGATCAACCATGTGCACCACGCGGGCAACTCGTCCGGCATCGTCGACGGCGCCGCGCTGGTTGCTGTCGGCAACGAGAAGGCCGGCGAGGCGCTCGGCCGGGCGCCGCGCGGCCGGGTGGTGGCGACCGGCGTGAGTGGCGCGGACCCGACCATCATGCTGACCGGTCCGGCGCCCGCCGCCCGCAAGGCGCTGGCCAGGGCCGGGCTGGAGGTGGACGACATCGACCTGTTCGAGATGAACGAGGCGTTCGCGGCCGCGGTTCTGCACTTCATGAAGGATCTCGGCGTACCGCACGAGAAGGTGAACGTGAACGGTGGCGCGATCGCGCTCGGTCACCCGCTCGGCGCCACTGGCGCGATCCTGATCGGAACCCTGCTGGACGAACTGGAGCGCCGCGAGCTCCGGTACGGACTGGCCACCCTGTGCGTCGGCGGCGGCATGGGCGTCGCGACGATCATCGAGAGGCTCGCAGCATGA
- a CDS encoding ANTAR domain-containing protein, which translates to MDLDRSAKVWRAIKATARSDGAPPTLLSAVRACAAALSAIGAGFAVARDDGIWEPLVASDPVAGELEELQFSLGEGPSGDAVLSGAPVLESDLAALGAGRRWPMFSAAATQRDIGAVFAFPVGVGAARVGVLAVYRRERGPLPVDLLQDALVYSDAVLVLALDDRTGVGTDPDGLITAAFTARRAEVHQATGMVAAQLGLTVTDALARLRAHAYSSGLSLQDVATGVMAGQLRLEIDATDHRTKGTGSQHADPEHEEEDS; encoded by the coding sequence GTGGATCTGGACCGCAGCGCCAAGGTGTGGAGGGCGATCAAAGCCACCGCGAGGAGCGACGGCGCGCCGCCGACGTTGCTCTCCGCAGTACGCGCCTGCGCCGCGGCGCTTTCGGCGATCGGTGCGGGGTTCGCAGTAGCGCGCGACGACGGCATCTGGGAGCCGCTGGTCGCCAGCGACCCGGTGGCCGGTGAGCTGGAGGAGCTGCAGTTCAGTCTCGGCGAAGGACCGAGCGGCGACGCCGTCCTCAGCGGCGCCCCGGTGCTGGAATCGGACCTGGCCGCCCTCGGGGCCGGCCGCCGGTGGCCGATGTTCTCGGCAGCGGCCACGCAGCGCGACATCGGTGCCGTGTTCGCGTTCCCGGTCGGCGTCGGCGCGGCCCGGGTCGGTGTCCTGGCCGTCTACCGGCGCGAGCGCGGCCCGTTGCCGGTGGACTTGCTCCAGGACGCCTTGGTGTACTCCGACGCGGTACTGGTGCTGGCCCTCGACGACCGCACCGGGGTCGGGACCGATCCCGACGGGCTGATCACGGCCGCCTTCACCGCTCGCCGGGCCGAGGTACACCAGGCCACCGGGATGGTCGCGGCGCAGCTCGGCCTCACCGTGACCGACGCGCTCGCACGCCTACGCGCCCACGCATACAGCAGCGGACTGTCCTTGCAGGACGTCGCCACAGGAGTGATGGCCGGCCAGTTACGCCTCGAGATCGACGCGACCGACCATCGAACGAAGGGGACGGGATCCCAGCATGCCGACCCGGAGCACGAGGAGGAGGACTCATGA